Proteins found in one Gemmatimonas sp. genomic segment:
- the bshB1 gene encoding bacillithiol biosynthesis deacetylase BshB1 — translation MTALDLLCIAPHRDDAELTCGGTLIKAVDTGHRVGVLDLTQGEMGTKGSAELRAAEAAAGARVLGLHARENLGLPDAGISNTDETRGHLVQVLRRLRPRVVIIPAPRGRHPDHRRTTELARDACFLSGLAKYQPGDHPAFRPFKLLHVVTYREDAVKPSFVVDISAQFARKLEAIKCYGSQFDGTTQAGEVYPNGEPLYDIVTHHAAHYGSLIRVQYGEPFYTDETLQIDDVTTLGVSTF, via the coding sequence ATGACCGCACTCGATCTTCTCTGCATTGCGCCCCATCGCGACGACGCTGAACTCACCTGTGGCGGCACGCTCATCAAGGCGGTCGATACCGGACATCGCGTGGGCGTGCTCGACCTGACCCAAGGCGAGATGGGCACCAAGGGCTCAGCGGAGCTGCGTGCCGCCGAGGCCGCCGCCGGAGCCCGTGTGTTGGGGTTGCACGCGCGGGAGAATCTCGGGCTCCCTGACGCCGGGATCAGTAATACCGACGAGACGCGCGGCCACCTCGTGCAGGTGCTACGACGACTGCGGCCCCGGGTCGTGATTATTCCGGCGCCGCGCGGCCGCCATCCCGATCATCGCCGCACCACCGAACTCGCGCGCGACGCCTGCTTTCTGAGCGGCCTCGCGAAGTACCAGCCCGGCGATCATCCGGCCTTTCGCCCATTCAAGCTGCTGCATGTGGTGACGTACCGTGAAGACGCCGTGAAGCCGTCATTCGTGGTGGACATCAGCGCGCAGTTTGCGCGCAAGCTCGAGGCGATCAAGTGTTACGGCTCCCAGTTCGACGGGACGACGCAGGCGGGAGAAGTGTATCCGAATGGCGAGCCGCTCTACGACATTGTCACGCATCATGCGGCACATTATGGCTCGCTCATTCGCGTGCAATACGGCGAGCCCTTCTACACCGACGAAACGCTGCAGATCGACGACGTCACCACCCTGGGCGTCTCCACGTTCTGA
- the hemG gene encoding protoporphyrinogen oxidase: MRALADHRDIVPPSEHDAGEHRSVAVVGAGITGLVAAYELRRRGVNVTLYEASGHAGGAIRTSHTDGFLAEHGPNSFVTSAPVEALIAQLDLADDVVEANPKANRRYIVRNGTLQSFPMNPPAMLATRLFSLKAKLRVLLEPLVRTRATDADESVASFVRRRLGPEVLDYAVDPFISGIFAGDTETLSMMHAFPRVFDLERRYGSLSAGLMATRGKMPPAPADASDGADVDVERALAGPPTRARLISFVDGMQTLTDALEASLVGTLRLGCPVRLLHRNEGRWVVDAGQDGASRARTVDAVVMATPAHVLAAMELPAALRKHAALVERVEYPPMSTLTLGFERADVAHALDGFGMLIPSKEKRSILGALFSSSLFPDRAPDGHVAITCFVGGARMPERAREDTDLLVERVLIDLRQLLGVRGEPIFAKHVYWPRAIPQYTVGYQAVKDAADETELANPGLYLAGNYRNGVSVGDCVASGQQIAQRVATYLTRAG, from the coding sequence AATTACGCCGGCGCGGGGTCAACGTCACGTTGTACGAAGCGAGCGGGCATGCAGGCGGCGCCATTCGCACGTCGCACACGGACGGCTTTCTCGCCGAGCACGGCCCCAATTCGTTCGTGACGTCGGCGCCGGTCGAAGCCCTGATCGCGCAGCTCGACCTCGCCGACGATGTGGTGGAAGCGAACCCCAAAGCCAACCGTCGCTATATCGTGCGGAACGGAACGCTGCAGTCGTTTCCGATGAACCCGCCGGCCATGCTGGCCACGCGCCTCTTCTCCCTCAAGGCGAAGTTGCGCGTGCTGCTGGAGCCGCTGGTGCGCACGCGCGCCACCGATGCGGACGAATCCGTGGCGTCGTTCGTGCGCCGTCGGCTCGGTCCCGAAGTACTCGACTACGCCGTGGACCCGTTCATCTCCGGCATCTTCGCCGGCGATACCGAAACGCTGAGCATGATGCACGCCTTCCCGCGTGTGTTCGACCTCGAGCGGAGGTATGGATCGCTGTCGGCCGGTCTCATGGCCACGCGTGGGAAAATGCCGCCCGCACCAGCCGACGCGTCGGACGGCGCCGATGTCGACGTGGAGCGTGCCCTGGCTGGTCCGCCCACGCGCGCCAGACTGATTTCGTTCGTGGACGGCATGCAGACCCTTACCGACGCGTTGGAAGCGTCGCTGGTGGGTACGCTTCGCTTGGGATGCCCTGTGCGCCTGCTGCATCGGAATGAAGGCCGCTGGGTGGTTGATGCAGGGCAAGACGGCGCCTCGCGCGCGCGCACGGTCGACGCGGTGGTCATGGCCACACCGGCGCACGTGTTGGCCGCGATGGAGTTGCCGGCTGCGCTGCGCAAGCATGCCGCGTTGGTGGAGCGCGTAGAGTATCCGCCGATGAGCACGCTCACGCTCGGCTTCGAGCGGGCCGATGTCGCGCACGCGCTCGACGGATTCGGCATGCTGATTCCGTCGAAGGAAAAGCGCAGCATTCTCGGTGCCCTCTTTAGTTCGTCGCTCTTCCCCGACCGCGCACCGGACGGTCACGTGGCGATCACCTGCTTCGTGGGCGGTGCCCGTATGCCGGAGCGCGCGCGCGAAGACACGGACCTGCTGGTTGAACGCGTGCTGATCGACCTGCGTCAGCTGCTGGGTGTGCGCGGTGAGCCGATTTTCGCCAAGCACGTGTATTGGCCGCGCGCGATTCCGCAGTACACAGTGGGCTATCAAGCCGTGAAGGACGCCGCCGACGAAACCGAGCTGGCCAACCCGGGGCTCTACCTCGCGGGCAACTACCGCAACGGCGTATCCGTGGGCGACTGCGTGGCGAGTGGGCAGCAGATCGCGCAACGCGTGGCCACCTACCTCACCCGCGCCGGCTGA